The genome window TATAATACGGATGATGGCTTTGGGGGAAAAAGAAGAGATAGAAAAAGCAAAAGTACCGGCCCAGTAACAAGCCAAACCGCTGGCTTCGGGGAAACCAACAAGGACCGTTTTGGGGGTGAACCATGTTCGAATCTAATTTTGAGAAAAAGTTTCAGGAATTGCTTAACGAGGTCGACCTGCCGCAGCCGCAAAAGGACAAACTGTTCCTGCTGGCTCGCCGAAATCGGGAGAATCATCAGAAACTCCAGGCCCAGTTCAGCAATCTTCAGCAGTCGCTGGATTATCTGCGGCTGGGCATAAAGTATCTGATATTTGATCTGGAGGCAACGCGGCGGGAAAATCAGGCGCTTCGGGAAAAACTGAATCAGGAAATGGAATGAATCTTTGTCAGTTTGAAGAAAAAGGAATCAATCGATGAAAAGATGTCTCGGCTGGCTTTTTCTCGGTTTGGTAAACAGTCTTGTCCTCGGCATCCCGTCCGGCGCATCGGCAGCGCCGTCAGCGGCTACAACGCTGCTACTGAGCACGGGAGCGTTGCTTTTCGGCCTGCTGAAAAAATAGTCCTCTTCCTCTCTCCACCTTAATTGGATGGAAAGCGCGGCAGGGAGCTGCAACGGCTCCCTGCCTTCTTTTTTGAAATTAAAAAGGGACGACCTGACAAACGATCAGGGCATCCCTTTGAAAGGAGGAGATGTTCAGAACATTGAAAAGCGTTTGTTACCGAATATAGTCCGCTACGGCCTTCAGAAGGGTCTCCGGCTTAATCGGTTTTTCCAATACTTCCTTGACAGGCAGCCATGTCTGATCGGGCTCAAAGCTGAACGGCAGATTCATTTCCCGCCGCACTCCCGTCACCATCACAACCGGTGTACCTTTCACTCCCTCCAATTCGTTGAGTTTGCGGGCCACATTGAATCCCTCATCCTTGGTTGTCATCATCACATCCAGAATAATCAGGTTGGGTTTTTCTTTTTTAGCAGCTTCGACCCCGTCCTTTCCGTTTGCGGCTGAAACCACCTCATATCCGCGGGCTTCCAGCAGATTTTCAACGCTTTCCACAAAATCCGCATCATCATCGATAATCAGTACTTTTTTCGCCATGTGCAGTCTCCCTTTTTCAACGGTTTTCTCAAGGTTTCCCACGTCGAGTTTCCGCCCCGACAGCCGATTTTTCCTCTGCGGCGGCCTTGCGATACTGGTTAATTATATCAACTGTTTTTTTACTATCCAGTTGTCCGTAAATCTTTTCGTCAATCATCATCACCGGTGCTATGCCGCAGGCTCCAAGACATCTCGCCTCCTGAAGGGTAAACAAACCGTCCGATGTTGTTTTCCCGACTTCGACTCCCAGTTCTTTTTTCAAAGTTTCCAGAACGGAAGCGGCGCCTTTTACATAA of Anaerohalosphaeraceae bacterium contains these proteins:
- a CDS encoding response regulator produces the protein MAKKVLIIDDDADFVESVENLLEARGYEVVSAANGKDGVEAAKKEKPNLIILDVMMTTKDEGFNVARKLNELEGVKGTPVVMVTGVRREMNLPFSFEPDQTWLPVKEVLEKPIKPETLLKAVADYIR
- the nuoE gene encoding NADH-quinone oxidoreductase subunit NuoE; amino-acid sequence: MTQNQTEKLQAIREAMQAARNDAHPESHLIGILHKVQEVFGYLPREMMDEVAQTLEIPTAHIWGVATFYHYFNLEPIGRHVVSVCMGTACYVKGAASVLETLKKELGVEVGKTTSDGLFTLQEARCLGACGIAPVMMIDEKIYGQLDSKKTVDIINQYRKAAAEEKSAVGAETRRGKP